The following coding sequences are from one Panicum hallii strain FIL2 chromosome 5, PHallii_v3.1, whole genome shotgun sequence window:
- the LOC112892383 gene encoding early nodulin-like protein 1, producing the protein MGASTAWLAAAALLVAVVGLAAAVFSSEAYVFYPGGRDGWVLDPTESYNHWAGRNRFQVNDTIVFAHEEGVSSVLLVTEQDFDTCSTRSPVRRLDAVGGGGGRSVFRFDRSGPFFFISSDEDRCRKAQKLYIIVMAVRPPVAVAPAPGSSRWTASPPAGAAAPPPLWASAPEYARGPGMSALGASDHEGTSLSSTLGAPPPTAGAPRSANDAIIGSAVGVVGALVLCML; encoded by the exons ATGGGTGCTTCCACGGCgtggttggcggcggcggccttgcTCGTGGCCGTCGTGGGCTTGGCGGCGGCGGTTTTCTCGTCGGAGGCGTACGTCTTCTACCCCGGCGGCCGCGACGGCTGGGTCCTCGACCCCACCGAGAGCTACAACCACTGGGCCGGGCGCAACCGGTTCCAGGTGAACGACACCATCG TGTTCGCACACGAGGAGGGCGTCAGCTCGGTGCTGCTGGTGACCGAGCAGGACTTCGACACGTGCAGCACGCGCAGCCCGGTCCGGCGGCTGGacgccgtcggcggcggcggcggcaggtcgGTGTTCAGGTTCGACCGGTCGGGCCCGTTCTTCTTCATCAGCAGCGACGAGGACCGGTGCCGGAAGGCCCAGAAGCTGTACATCATCGTGATGGCGGTTCGCCcgcccgtggccgtggccccggCGCCCGGCTCTTCGCGGTGGACGGCGTCCCCGCCGGCGGGCGCTGCGGCGCCCCCGCCGCTGTGGGCCTCGGCGCCCGAGTACGCGCGCGGTCCGGGGATGAGCGCGCTGGGCGCCTCTGACCACGAGGGGACGTCGCTCAGTAGCACGCtgggggcgccgccgccgacggccgGCGCGCCACGCTCGGCCAACGACGCGATCATCGGCTCTGCGGTTGGGGTTGTAGGGGCGTTGGTGCTCTGCATGCTGTAG